Proteins co-encoded in one Chitinophagales bacterium genomic window:
- a CDS encoding T9SS type A sorting domain-containing protein codes for MIWTDKLLVGTYTAQGNTAMAQQILARIPQNTAENLEFHQLYEAVWNGQVHQVENIATNFVSSNAALAQAHLAVLRGDIYQRKSMPLLEVHNGSKRNLDEFAEQQSFGIYPNPSNTSISVNWEGIDKVLFHIYTLNGEKVISKQLSKNENIVNIQNLSVGIYYCRIENNNIVQKLVIIQ; via the coding sequence ATGATTTGGACAGATAAATTATTGGTAGGCACTTATACGGCACAAGGTAATACAGCTATGGCACAGCAAATATTGGCGAGAATTCCCCAAAATACAGCTGAAAACTTGGAATTTCATCAATTGTATGAAGCGGTTTGGAATGGACAGGTACATCAAGTAGAGAACATTGCAACTAATTTCGTTTCTTCCAATGCGGCTTTGGCACAGGCACACTTAGCAGTATTGAGAGGTGATATTTATCAGCGTAAATCCATGCCTCTATTAGAGGTGCATAACGGTAGCAAAAGAAATTTGGATGAATTTGCTGAACAACAGAGCTTTGGTATTTATCCAAATCCAAGCAATACAAGTATTTCTGTAAATTGGGAGGGAATAGACAAGGTACTTTTCCATATTTATACTTTAAATGGGGAAAAAGTAATTTCTAAACAATTGTCTAAAAATGAAAATATAGTAAATATTCAAAATCTCTCTGTTGGTATTTATTATTGCCGAATTGAGAATAACAATATCGTTCAAAAACTAGTGATTATTCAATAA
- a CDS encoding T9SS type A sorting domain-containing protein, translated as MNFSILAQSSAMMDANLEVIAESEPTPGWLVFKENLNTTDTTIFEDYKSNFSLGSKDEMVLLSSVADKYGFTHNYYQQTYQEIPVESGHFRIQSNLQNNTVWKGNGRIVKGINANPIPNLNNAKAVVTAIEYIDAEVYAWEVDESYTYPTAELLIIQSGEDNILAYKVDVYTSVPFGGQAIYVNAQNGNIEKTVSLYNGLCVETEELSNCTASVNQDVNNWFFDFDVCIKTTEEDGVFKLKDLCRELYQSETKQSQIETRLSNSFDPTGLPVDDSFVFYIDENNPPSNNDIVKDAFSMHFAVERAYDYFKNLGAMFLDHDDRNLIARVRGSNIASQTSIGVNESGVQNIDPIVHEFTHFIARNKMNPLSHGVPSVSLGIEESFCDILGVMTDYTVRTSFGETTLPDYHVATAGRDFSKYQSLVYNNDGSVNTQLSNYNYYTINYYAIGGVHSHWFYLLSEGGKGLRIDNSTPISGGMPIGGSYNICPIGFELATDIVFNNYYFEQGQMELNFDNVRQGSLSVLENMEDAGYFTTEEEYLNAVRQVTNAWYAVNVGEPYNGETENNVEITGDLGICHGESTTLTASAGYASYSWSTGETTQVITVNEEGTYIVELGSEDNEGNAYCDAMVSVDVFFTPFVDLRGDENGEATFCLGKELNAGEGNGLSYQWSTGETTQKIAPQSIGVYTVTVTEGNCSNTDEINITHLWQATIDASNAATFIQGSEYFYCDFDSSPLVLSLNGDFEELRDLTWYDVIEDKEIGKDILSISITEPGRYRVDFSELNSSSDGLCTVSDEITILGEIIEHNTTVPNSLNICSEDNFGIDINDYFTGAQEYTIYPPNQGTPVHVDEEGLKDYSVTKPGEYKITGKESYCGSEFSHTFNVNLTDLTVTIDIEGDEPYCGRATLTANSSSEDVTYQWFPSSINTGEKSITVENTANYRVRVTSQGNQNCTVMSDPLPVTIRPVPAQPSFTSEDLIGECGKKLELVSISIFDRGTWFLDGEVVGQGQSLTVKTPGTYTAQVTTSHGCVSPLSTPTTITMNDLMPEVDFVQAETDTDTWNDTFEGASTTTTMTSFTWNVNTGPDQILGTLVVPEGVELNISNKTITFLDEYSGISVKEGGRLRLNKATLQAHECSGMNWKGIQVKGKRSEPHETWYSNPNSSQLHPDHGIVIVNNQSIIRDAMIGIHAYAVTDVVVDPISGAISDIGGGFVHIEKGNSPLAKRNQFVNNKVGIQIEQHDAVQRSLITDTDFINDAPFPNASVNAWAGEYKHIILNRASRNIDGQVDGGLHIYGNDFSTDDDSDLNGVARGIGIVAIQTNITIGSEENNSFEPNEFTNLDKGIDIYSTASLMNVTNVINNQFYNNHHAITLNTTPTAIVSANYIELPTVATENYPAHGIFIKQSFALKMEGNRLVSKDDMLSSNPSINQVKGIVFQDCFKDGELDSHIEENRFEGAIGAGTQFEGNSQGIQLFCNKYLEDGDTGEVPLNDWYLPKESESGTAMGANTIINAQGDCNGLNGVFDMFWQDWHTTNNFQNRRHIYNLAAHTVELNYGGIESKPTEIDGADDGVDDADLDECTGGSPLNKTICDEVFIAPPNDDGIVYTTPIYPPNPPHPPRPTGQCELTTKDIQYLLAIHQVNEVLMDLACLNEIWSNKLLVNTYAANDDEQTARFYLNRIPQSTAENVEFHQLYEAVWGGQIHQVESISNNIVSSNAALAQAHLVVLRGDIYSRKSTPLEENHNSSKRNSNILESQQGFTIYPNPGNTLIHVNWKGTGNALFHIYDMNGQLIFSKPITQNENSVDIEDLQAGIYYCRMQDIEEVEKLVIIR; from the coding sequence ATGAATTTTTCTATTTTGGCTCAAAGTTCTGCTATGATGGATGCCAATCTTGAAGTGATTGCAGAAAGCGAACCTACCCCTGGATGGCTGGTATTCAAAGAGAATCTGAATACAACTGATACCACAATTTTTGAAGACTACAAAAGTAACTTTAGTTTGGGAAGTAAGGACGAAATGGTGCTGCTAAGTAGTGTTGCAGATAAATATGGCTTTACCCACAATTACTACCAACAAACCTATCAAGAAATTCCTGTGGAAAGCGGACATTTTAGAATACAATCCAATCTGCAAAACAATACTGTATGGAAGGGCAATGGTAGAATTGTAAAAGGTATAAACGCAAATCCAATTCCAAATCTAAACAATGCTAAAGCGGTGGTAACTGCTATTGAATACATAGATGCAGAAGTGTATGCTTGGGAAGTGGATGAGTCTTATACTTATCCAACAGCGGAACTTCTTATTATTCAATCAGGAGAAGATAATATTTTGGCTTATAAAGTAGATGTTTATACAAGTGTTCCTTTTGGGGGGCAAGCGATTTATGTAAATGCACAAAATGGAAATATTGAAAAGACTGTTTCCTTGTACAATGGTCTTTGTGTAGAGACTGAAGAACTTTCTAACTGTACAGCAAGCGTTAATCAAGATGTCAATAATTGGTTTTTTGACTTTGATGTTTGTATAAAAACGACAGAAGAAGATGGAGTTTTCAAACTGAAAGATCTGTGTAGAGAGTTATATCAAAGTGAGACCAAACAGTCACAAATAGAGACAAGGCTAAGTAATTCCTTTGACCCCACAGGATTACCCGTTGATGATTCTTTTGTATTCTATATTGATGAAAATAACCCTCCCTCAAATAATGATATTGTAAAAGATGCTTTTAGTATGCATTTTGCAGTTGAGAGAGCCTATGACTACTTTAAGAATTTGGGAGCTATGTTTTTAGACCATGACGATAGAAATTTGATTGCGAGAGTAAGAGGAAGTAATATTGCTTCACAGACAAGCATAGGTGTGAATGAAAGTGGAGTTCAAAATATAGATCCTATAGTTCATGAATTTACTCATTTTATCGCAAGGAATAAAATGAATCCTTTATCTCATGGAGTTCCAAGTGTAAGTTTAGGCATAGAAGAGTCTTTTTGCGATATTTTAGGGGTAATGACAGATTATACTGTGAGAACTTCTTTTGGAGAAACTACACTGCCTGATTATCATGTGGCCACAGCAGGTAGAGACTTTAGCAAGTATCAATCATTGGTTTATAATAACGATGGTTCTGTAAACACACAGTTATCAAATTACAATTATTATACTATTAACTATTATGCTATAGGAGGAGTACATTCTCATTGGTTTTATTTACTCTCAGAAGGAGGCAAAGGATTGAGAATTGACAATTCGACACCAATATCTGGAGGGATGCCTATTGGTGGAAGTTATAACATTTGTCCTATTGGTTTTGAATTAGCCACGGATATAGTTTTTAATAACTACTATTTTGAACAAGGGCAAATGGAACTCAATTTTGATAATGTGAGACAAGGTTCTTTATCAGTATTAGAGAATATGGAGGACGCTGGATATTTTACTACAGAAGAAGAATACCTAAATGCCGTTAGACAAGTAACCAATGCATGGTATGCTGTGAATGTGGGAGAACCTTACAATGGTGAAACTGAAAATAATGTTGAAATCACAGGCGACTTAGGGATTTGTCATGGTGAAAGCACAACTTTAACTGCAAGTGCGGGTTATGCTTCTTATAGTTGGTCAACAGGAGAAACTACCCAAGTAATTACTGTAAATGAAGAAGGAACTTATATAGTAGAGTTGGGAAGTGAAGACAATGAAGGCAATGCTTATTGTGATGCAATGGTTTCCGTTGATGTGTTTTTTACTCCTTTTGTAGATTTAAGAGGAGACGAAAATGGAGAGGCAACATTTTGTTTGGGTAAAGAATTGAATGCTGGTGAAGGAAATGGTTTGTCTTATCAGTGGTCAACGGGAGAAACAACCCAAAAAATAGCTCCTCAATCTATAGGTGTTTATACTGTTACAGTCACTGAGGGAAACTGTAGCAATACGGATGAAATTAACATAACTCATTTGTGGCAAGCAACTATAGATGCGAGTAATGCTGCTACTTTTATACAAGGCTCGGAATATTTTTATTGTGACTTTGATAGCAGTCCTTTGGTTCTTAGCTTAAATGGTGATTTTGAGGAGTTGAGAGACTTAACTTGGTATGATGTTATCGAAGATAAAGAAATAGGAAAAGATATACTTAGTATAAGTATCACAGAACCTGGAAGATATCGAGTGGATTTTTCTGAGTTAAATAGTAGCAGCGATGGACTTTGTACTGTATCGGATGAAATCACTATATTGGGAGAAATTATTGAACATAATACTACAGTTCCTAACTCCTTGAATATCTGCTCGGAAGACAATTTTGGCATTGATATTAATGATTACTTCACAGGAGCACAAGAATATACCATTTATCCTCCTAATCAAGGTACACCAGTCCATGTAGATGAAGAAGGCTTAAAAGATTATTCTGTTACAAAACCTGGAGAATACAAAATTACAGGAAAAGAAAGTTATTGTGGTTCGGAATTCAGCCACACTTTTAATGTAAACCTAACTGATTTAACTGTAACGATTGATATAGAGGGGGATGAGCCTTACTGCGGTAGGGCAACCTTAACCGCTAACAGTAGTTCTGAAGATGTGACCTATCAGTGGTTTCCATCAAGCATAAACACAGGTGAGAAAAGTATCACCGTAGAAAATACAGCAAACTATAGGGTTCGTGTAACCAGTCAAGGAAATCAGAACTGTACTGTCATGTCTGATCCTCTCCCAGTTACCATTCGTCCTGTTCCTGCTCAGCCCTCTTTTACTTCGGAAGATTTGATTGGTGAATGTGGAAAAAAACTTGAGCTTGTCTCGATTTCTATTTTTGACAGAGGAACTTGGTTTTTAGATGGAGAAGTTGTTGGACAGGGACAAAGTTTAACCGTGAAAACGCCAGGAACTTATACTGCACAAGTCACTACTTCCCACGGTTGCGTAAGCCCTTTAAGCACTCCTACCACAATAACAATGAATGACTTAATGCCAGAAGTTGATTTTGTACAAGCAGAAACAGATACCGACACTTGGAACGATACCTTTGAAGGGGCTTCAACTACTACTACCATGACCTCTTTTACATGGAATGTCAATACTGGTCCTGACCAGATTTTAGGTACTTTGGTTGTTCCAGAAGGAGTAGAACTCAATATCTCCAACAAAACCATCACCTTTTTAGATGAATATTCGGGTATATCGGTCAAGGAAGGAGGAAGACTTCGCTTAAACAAAGCTACTCTACAAGCTCATGAGTGTTCGGGAATGAATTGGAAGGGGATTCAGGTAAAAGGAAAGCGAAGTGAACCACATGAAACTTGGTATAGCAATCCCAATTCGAGTCAATTACACCCTGACCATGGCATTGTTATCGTAAATAATCAGAGCATTATTCGAGATGCCATGATTGGCATTCATGCTTATGCGGTGACAGATGTGGTGGTAGATCCAATATCTGGAGCTATTTCGGACATAGGGGGGGGCTTCGTTCATATAGAGAAGGGAAACTCTCCACTTGCAAAACGCAACCAATTTGTTAACAACAAAGTAGGAATTCAAATCGAACAACACGATGCAGTTCAGAGGAGCTTAATAACAGATACTGATTTCATAAATGATGCCCCTTTTCCCAATGCTTCGGTTAATGCTTGGGCAGGGGAATACAAGCACATTATCCTGAATAGGGCGAGTAGAAATATAGACGGACAGGTAGATGGAGGTTTGCATATTTATGGGAATGACTTTAGTACAGATGACGACAGTGATTTGAACGGAGTAGCAAGGGGAATTGGGATTGTGGCAATTCAAACCAATATTACGATTGGTAGTGAAGAAAACAACTCATTTGAACCGAATGAGTTTACCAATCTTGATAAGGGCATAGATATTTACAGCACGGCTTCTTTGATGAATGTCACAAATGTAATAAACAATCAATTCTACAACAATCACCATGCGATTACCCTTAATACCACTCCTACTGCTATAGTCAGTGCAAATTACATCGAACTGCCCACAGTAGCTACTGAAAACTATCCCGCACATGGCATTTTCATCAAACAGTCTTTTGCCCTTAAAATGGAAGGCAACCGTTTGGTTTCCAAAGATGATATGCTCAGTTCCAATCCTTCTATCAATCAAGTCAAAGGGATTGTTTTTCAAGATTGTTTTAAAGATGGAGAATTAGATAGTCATATAGAAGAAAACCGTTTTGAGGGAGCGATTGGGGCAGGCACACAATTTGAAGGAAATAGCCAAGGTATTCAACTTTTTTGCAATAAATATTTAGAGGACGGTGATACAGGGGAAGTGCCTTTGAATGATTGGTATTTGCCTAAAGAATCGGAGAGTGGAACGGCAATGGGAGCAAATACCATTATAAATGCTCAAGGAGATTGTAATGGACTTAATGGGGTGTTTGATATGTTTTGGCAAGATTGGCATACTACCAACAACTTTCAAAACAGAAGGCATATCTATAATTTGGCAGCCCATACAGTTGAATTGAATTATGGTGGAATAGAATCTAAACCCACCGAAATAGATGGTGCTGATGACGGTGTAGATGATGCGGATTTGGATGAATGTACTGGCGGAAGTCCTCTAAATAAAACTATATGTGATGAAGTATTTATTGCTCCTCCTAATGACGATGGAATTGTTTATACGACTCCTATCTATCCTCCTAATCCTCCACATCCGCCTCGCCCTACGGGTCAATGTGAATTGACAACCAAGGATATTCAATATTTATTGGCGATCCATCAAGTCAATGAGGTTTTGATGGATTTGGCTTGTCTCAATGAAATATGGAGCAATAAACTACTGGTCAACACCTATGCTGCAAACGACGATGAACAAACTGCTCGTTTCTATCTGAATCGTATTCCACAAAGTACGGCTGAAAATGTGGAATTTCATCAACTATACGAAGCTGTTTGGGGTGGACAGATACATCAAGTAGAGAGTATTTCAAATAACATAGTTTCCTCCAATGCGGCTTTGGCACAAGCACATTTGGTAGTATTGAGGGGAGATATTTATTCAAGGAAATCCACTCCTTTGGAGGAAAATCATAATAGTAGTAAACGAAACTCAAACATACTTGAAAGCCAACAAGGTTTTACTATTTATCCAAATCCTGGAAACACTCTTATTCATGTAAATTGGAAAGGAACAGGAAATGCTTTATTCCACATTTATGATATGAATGGTCAGTTAATCTTTTCTAAACCTATCACTCAAAATGAGAACAGTGTGGATATAGAAGACCTTCAAGCAGGCATTTATTACTGCCGAATGCAGGATATAGAGGAAGTAGAAAAATTGGTAATTATACGATGA
- the aroB gene encoding 3-dehydroquinate synthase, translating into MNTKTVSLSDYTITLGDFQNTLAALLAEGNYSQVFVLVDENTKAHCLPILLEKLPVLQEAMVIQIQSGEIHKNIQTCQSIWSQLLAAQADRNALLLNLGGGVIGDMGGFAAAAYKRGIRFIQIPTTLLAQVDASIGGKLGIDFDNLKNVIGFFQNPQAVLIDPIFLQTLPARQIRNGFAEIIKHALIADAGYFQDLLTINRDNIETVNWSDIIMRSLQIKKSVVEADPFEKGWRKILNFGHTVGHAVESFSLEHDADPLLHGEAIHLGMMAELKLSIQKTDFPANEYEQIRHFMQQLYDPYELAAANFDSVMAYLQNDKKHDAKQLNFTLLEAIGKPIINQYLKKEDIVKSF; encoded by the coding sequence ATGAACACAAAAACGGTATCTCTCTCAGATTACACCATCACCCTAGGCGACTTCCAAAACACACTTGCAGCATTGTTGGCAGAAGGCAACTATTCGCAAGTATTTGTGTTGGTAGATGAAAACACCAAAGCCCATTGTTTGCCCATTTTGTTGGAAAAACTTCCCGTATTACAGGAGGCGATGGTGATTCAGATACAAAGCGGAGAAATCCACAAAAACATCCAAACCTGTCAGTCTATTTGGTCACAATTGTTAGCAGCACAAGCAGATAGAAACGCCCTCTTGCTCAATTTGGGAGGTGGGGTGATAGGTGACATGGGTGGTTTTGCAGCCGCAGCCTACAAGCGGGGCATTCGTTTCATTCAAATACCGACTACCTTACTCGCTCAAGTCGACGCTTCAATTGGAGGAAAATTGGGGATAGACTTTGACAATTTGAAGAATGTGATTGGTTTTTTCCAAAACCCACAAGCGGTATTGATTGACCCCATTTTTTTGCAGACCCTCCCCGCTCGTCAGATACGCAATGGTTTTGCCGAAATCATCAAACACGCCCTCATTGCAGATGCGGGTTACTTTCAGGATTTGTTGACCATCAATCGGGACAATATTGAAACAGTCAATTGGTCCGACATCATCATGCGTTCATTGCAGATCAAAAAATCGGTGGTTGAAGCCGATCCTTTTGAAAAAGGTTGGCGAAAAATATTGAACTTTGGGCATACGGTCGGACACGCCGTAGAAAGTTTTTCTTTGGAGCATGATGCTGACCCTTTGCTACATGGCGAAGCGATTCACTTGGGCATGATGGCAGAATTGAAGTTGTCCATACAAAAAACTGATTTTCCTGCAAATGAATATGAGCAAATACGACATTTTATGCAGCAATTGTACGACCCCTATGAGCTTGCAGCAGCCAATTTTGACTCGGTGATGGCATACCTTCAAAACGACAAAAAACACGACGCAAAACAGCTTAACTTTACCCTATTGGAGGCAATCGGAAAACCAATTATCAATCAATACCTAAAAAAAGAAGATATTGTAAAATCTTTTTGA
- a CDS encoding T9SS type A sorting domain-containing protein: MYFYKKQYIFCIIFFISSLSLVAQEFIYFNKTYWGDTLNIHSRALEQVDDGYLIFGSYASINENVLLYVRKIDREGNHLFLKKLILENNGIGGLFSGSYSIVTNDRNILLCIAFPEHADSLSDIHFMKINSEGNILWHKIHKNNFINGVYEIIQTEDKGFAVVGIQRTSMQEPGVGYFLKTDSLANIEWEKTYYLDGHTGITSIEQVHDSGFIISGAGYQLGTEFDMFVLKTDSLGNEEWRRTYGGEEDEGYSYIKLLTSKNQYEQTGKMEYLLIGEDEPIQSDDDLYIAKLDDRGIVLWENRYDDFAGLNYPYPFFETMPIIKNGGFKIVANYRSIKDTRVPVLMDFNRYGQVNWQKTMSIDTSANVYIKDLQATPDGGYIMAGFKFSPAPQQSWIVKVDADGNTCWIADCDSTVVFTDIEEPSVSSNSISLSLFPNPASEQVEVVYQLPKNQEGILKVYDYQGKLVVNYQLLMVNGGLTLEVGDWVSGVYLYSLEIEGERLESGKLIVEK; the protein is encoded by the coding sequence ATGTATTTTTACAAAAAACAATACATATTTTGCATTATTTTTTTCATTAGTAGTTTATCATTAGTAGCACAAGAATTTATTTATTTTAATAAAACTTATTGGGGAGATACTCTGAATATTCATTCACGAGCATTGGAACAAGTAGATGATGGCTATTTGATATTTGGAAGTTATGCGAGTATCAACGAAAATGTACTTTTATATGTTAGAAAAATAGATAGAGAGGGAAATCATCTGTTTCTCAAAAAGCTCATTCTTGAAAACAATGGTATAGGAGGGCTATTTTCAGGTTCGTACAGTATTGTAACAAATGATAGAAATATTTTATTATGTATTGCTTTTCCCGAGCATGCCGATAGCCTTTCAGACATTCATTTTATGAAAATTAATTCAGAAGGAAATATTCTTTGGCATAAGATACATAAAAATAATTTTATCAATGGTGTATATGAAATTATTCAAACAGAGGATAAAGGATTTGCTGTTGTTGGTATTCAACGAACTTCTATGCAGGAACCCGGAGTGGGCTATTTTTTAAAAACAGATAGTTTGGCAAATATCGAATGGGAAAAAACATATTATCTTGACGGACATACGGGAATTACTAGTATTGAACAAGTACATGATAGTGGTTTTATAATTAGTGGGGCAGGTTATCAATTAGGTACAGAATTCGATATGTTTGTGCTTAAAACAGACTCATTGGGCAATGAAGAATGGCGTAGAACTTATGGCGGTGAGGAAGATGAGGGATATTCTTACATTAAACTATTGACATCCAAAAACCAATATGAACAAACAGGCAAAATGGAATATTTATTGATTGGAGAAGATGAACCTATACAGTCAGATGATGATTTATATATTGCGAAATTAGATGATAGAGGAATTGTATTATGGGAAAATAGATACGATGATTTTGCTGGGTTGAACTATCCTTATCCATTTTTTGAAACCATGCCTATTATCAAAAATGGTGGTTTTAAAATTGTTGCAAACTATCGCAGTATCAAAGATACACGAGTGCCTGTATTAATGGACTTCAATCGCTATGGACAAGTAAACTGGCAGAAAACAATGAGTATAGATACTTCTGCCAATGTTTATATCAAAGATTTGCAAGCTACTCCCGATGGTGGCTATATCATGGCAGGTTTTAAGTTTTCTCCTGCTCCTCAACAGAGTTGGATTGTCAAGGTAGATGCAGATGGGAATACTTGTTGGATTGCCGATTGTGACAGTACTGTTGTTTTTACTGATATTGAAGAACCCTCTGTTTCTTCCAATTCCATTTCTCTTTCCTTGTTTCCCAATCCTGCTTCGGAACAGGTGGAGGTGGTGTATCAATTGCCAAAGAACCAAGAGGGTATATTGAAGGTGTATGATTATCAAGGGAAATTAGTGGTTAATTATCAATTGTTAATGGTCAATGGTGGATTAACATTGGAGGTGGGGGACTGGGTGAGTGGGGTGTATTTGTATAGTTTGGAAATTGAAGGGGAGAGATTGGAGAGTGGGAAATTGATTGTGGAAAAGTAG
- a CDS encoding T9SS type A sorting domain-containing protein encodes MRFILFLWLLAFQIGYSQNQDFSYFNKVYGADTMNILSMVCKPLPNGDYFVLGGYTSINQSHILYLRKIDSLGKSIWLKSIDSGENAAVIENGQEALISKDNHLVLTFYKQNSLNTDDFSIHLLKLDTEGNIVWKQVYHNGIINTVNHLIETHDNGFVIIGTEGTSSSEDGFCYVLRTDNLGNTIWKQTYQLDGHTLGLSIEQTHDNGFIFSGTGETTGMDYDMFVIKTDSLGNEEWRNTYGGEEQEGYSYVKLLTSKSEYEQAGKMEYLLIGEDKPIQSDDDLYIAKLDDRGTVIWEKRYDDFDDIKHPYPYFQTMPVLESDKGFKIMANYRGVNEQGVIVRIPVLMDFDSNGNVNWQKVMSMDIESKVHVRDLQATPDGGYIMAGFKSSPAPQQSWIVKVDADGNTCWVADCDSTVLITNIEEPSISPSSFSLSLFPNPASEQVEVVYQLPNNQSGILKVYDYQGRLIDNRVLDNGYSSLILDLEGFTAGVYLYSLEVEGERLESGKLVVE; translated from the coding sequence ATGCGATTTATTTTATTTCTATGGCTACTTGCTTTTCAAATAGGATATAGCCAAAACCAAGATTTTAGCTACTTCAATAAAGTCTATGGTGCTGACACGATGAATATTTTATCTATGGTTTGTAAGCCTTTGCCTAATGGAGATTATTTTGTATTGGGAGGCTATACAAGTATTAATCAGTCTCATATCCTATATTTAAGAAAAATAGATTCATTAGGTAAGTCTATTTGGCTAAAGTCTATAGACAGTGGAGAGAATGCAGCAGTAATAGAAAATGGACAAGAGGCATTGATTAGCAAAGACAATCATCTTGTACTAACTTTTTATAAACAAAATTCCTTGAATACAGATGATTTCTCTATTCATTTATTGAAGCTGGATACAGAAGGAAATATAGTATGGAAACAAGTTTACCACAATGGTATAATCAATACCGTTAACCACCTCATAGAAACACATGACAATGGTTTTGTTATTATTGGAACAGAAGGCACTTCATCGTCAGAAGATGGATTCTGTTATGTTTTGAGAACCGATAATTTGGGAAATACAATATGGAAACAAACCTATCAATTGGATGGACATACGCTTGGATTGAGTATAGAGCAAACCCACGATAATGGTTTTATTTTTAGCGGTACAGGCGAGACGACAGGAATGGATTATGATATGTTTGTCATTAAAACGGACTCATTGGGCAATGAAGAATGGCGGAATACCTATGGAGGAGAAGAACAGGAGGGGTATTCTTATGTCAAACTATTGACTTCCAAAAGCGAATATGAGCAGGCAGGTAAAATGGAATATTTATTGATTGGAGAAGATAAACCTATACAGTCAGATGATGATTTGTATATTGCAAAGTTGGATGATAGAGGAACGGTTATTTGGGAAAAAAGATACGATGATTTTGATGATATAAAACATCCTTATCCTTATTTTCAGACCATGCCTGTTTTAGAATCTGATAAGGGTTTTAAAATTATGGCTAATTATCGCGGTGTAAATGAACAGGGTGTGATTGTTAGAATACCCGTATTGATGGATTTTGATAGCAATGGAAATGTCAATTGGCAGAAAGTAATGAGTATGGATATTGAATCAAAAGTTCATGTTAGAGATTTACAAGCTACTCCCGATGGTGGCTACATCATGGCAGGTTTTAAATCTTCTCCTGCTCCTCAACAGAGTTGGATTGTCAAGGTGGACGCAGATGGGAATACTTGTTGGGTTGCCGATTGTGACAGTACCGTTTTGATTACCAACATAGAAGAACCTTCTATTTCTCCAAGCTCTTTTTCTCTTTCCTTATTTCCCAACCCCGCTTCCGAACAGGTGGAGGTGGTATATCAATTGCCGAATAATCAAAGTGGCATCTTGAAGGTGTATGATTACCAAGGGAGATTGATAGATAATAGGGTATTGGATAATGGATATTCGAGTTTGATATTGGATTTGGAGGGTTTTACAGCAGGGGTATATTTGTATAGTTTGGAGGTGGAAGGAGAGAGATTGGAGAGTGGGAAATTGGTAGTAGAATAA